In a single window of the Nicotiana tomentosiformis chromosome 10, ASM39032v3, whole genome shotgun sequence genome:
- the LOC104111109 gene encoding uncharacterized protein isoform X4, producing MGTQVHCKGYLPSYYSMRDLNEDSNSSSWPLFYGDKTLPNGQYCNGFTSRTITDAYPGYDKDILKQKMLEHEAIFKNQVVELHRLYRIQRDMMDEIRRKGMHKLRSSMEPSCSSSHLGSQVPSEDARKWHITNFSLENSSYTRPSTSGTEIVNSPFSSSKVNGVQSGRVQLQNGYSSKTSDVLETRPSKVRKKLFDLQLPADEYIDTEENEPLRDNVGSSFPSYPANGNYIVARESGAKLFLGGGAKSDSGKDASASNSCLRSSIGLADLNEPAQLDEATRPVAFLGYGTNHKETRSINASARSNPPFVTLPWNSNCARPNDSLSNVYVDSRSNEREWLASAYETGNTKGSSASFPRGLEQEKIPVASHQATVMINKACQLSGVHPIHHSKDGIWKDRAGHSLDISHRNGEQSHGEPFVTSKMASPYPCPSSSEFSSLWPHSVSPWEKSNGSFTQRLSSMHANSFFNSSAVAGKGSQSSQSQIGDNWHVNSNSRLHPIRNGFYHGSSSGTKDSPIHFPTVAFDSLNHIKGDHFRSQCSNNACENFLISSNNTDVVTSGKGFDLNVLSKSALSEEYPRQGVEFGDEKREPQDPVTVLPWLKAKANGKNEGIDSRIGETSTNSGFVQAYSSPLCHTPIDPSASEDHHMKTAKEVGETRHIRKILGVPILDIPSASRNESSSLVSTSATLCSSPKRESIRHQRRSMVIDINIACDISEVEPEKPSAVEPIVTEKVMETGTTNIKNHFDLNSCITEDEEPVSAESNKANVKTILDIDLEVPVVMDIEQDNFPGEEDKQCEASLQLPDDKPEHTEEEFLRTAAEAIVAISSSSQCIPVKETCNDPSDDPLESLRWFVNVVSSCAAELDGMMVARCGSKEIDYFEEMTLRLTETKEEDYMPKPFVPEVQTVEDGGASSLTTRPRRGQARRGRQRRDFQRDILPGLVSLSRHEVTEDIQTFGGLMRATGHTWNCGLTRRNGTRNGGARGRRKTVVVTTPATVFTTTSSPLIHQLNNIEASLEDKNLTGWGKTPRRPRRQRCPAGNPPAVLLT from the exons ATGGGAACACAAGTACACTGTAAAGGCTACTTACCAAGCTATTACTCTATGAGGGATCTTAATGAGGACTCTAATAGCAGCAGTTGGCCCCTATTTTATGGAGATAAGACCTTACCGAACGGTCAATATTGTAATGGTTTCACGTCAAGGACTATAACTGATGCATATCCAGGATATGATAAGGACATTCTGAAGCAGAAGATGCTTGAACACGAGGCCATATTCAAGAATCAG GTGGTGGAACTTCATCGCCTTTACAGAATTCAGAGGGACATGATGGACGAAATTAGAAGGAAGGGAATGCATAAACTTCGCTCATCGATGGAGCCATCGTGTTCATCTAGTCATCTAGGATCTCAAGTACCGTCTGAAGATGCTCGGAAATGGCACATAACAAACTTCTCCTTGGAAAATTCCAGTTATACTAGACCATCTACATCTGGTACTGAAATTGTTAATTCTCCCTTTAGTTCTTCAAAAGTAAATGGTGTACAGTCTGGTCGAGTTCAATTGCAGAACGGTTATTCTTCAAAAACCTCTGATGTTTTGGAGACTAGGCCCTCGAAGGTCCGGAAAAAGTTGTTTGATCTTCAACTTCCAGCTGATGAATACATAGATACAGAGGAAAATGAGCCGTTGCGAGATAATGTAGGATCTTCATTTCCCAGTTATCCTGCTAATGGAAATTATATAGTTGCCCGAGAGAGTGGAGCAAAATTGTTTCTTGGTGGTGGTGCAAAGAGTGATAGCGGAAAAGATGCTTCGGCATCCAATTCGTGTTTGAGAAGCTCTATTGGGTTGGCTGATCTAAATGAACCAGCACAGCTTGACGAAGCCACCCGTCCAGTTGCTTTTCTTGGTTATGGTACTAATCATAAAGAAACTAGAAGCATAAATGCTTCTGCTAGGTCAAATCCGCCGTTTGTGACTTTGCCTTGGAATTCCAATTGTGCACGCCCGAATGACTCTTTAAGTAACGTATATGTTGACAGTAGAAGCAACGAGAGGGAGTGGTTGGCATCGGCATATGAAACAG GTAACACCAAAGGTAGCTCGGCTTCATTTCCGAGAGGTCTTGAACAAGAGAAGATACCTGTAGCTTCCCATCAAGCAACAGTAATGATTAACAAAGCCTGTCAACTGTCGGGAGTTCATCCAATTCACCATAGTAAGGATGGCATTTGGAAAGATAGAGCAGGTCATAGTTTAGATATCTCTCACAGAAATGGCGAGCAGTCTCATGGTGAACCATTTGTTACTTCCAAGATGGCTAGTCCATATCCATGTCCGAGTTCCTCCGAATTTAGCAGTTTGTGGCCACACTCCGTCTCTCCGTGGGAGAAGTCAAATGGTAGCTTTACTCAGAGGTTATCCTCAATGCATGCAAACTCATTCTTCAACTCTTCTGCAGTAGCTGGTAAGGGTTCACAGTCATCTCAAAGCCAAATTGGTGACAATTGGCACGTGAACAGCAATTCTAGGTTGCATCCTATCCGTAATGGTTTTTACCATGGATCCTCATCTGGGACCAAAGACTCACCAATTCACTTTCCTACAGTTGCTTTTGACTCTTTGAACCATATTAAGGGGGACCATTTTAGGTCTCAGTGCTCTAACAATGCATGTGAGAATTTTCTCATTAGCTCTAACAATACGGATGTTGTGACATCTGGAAAAGGTTTCGACTTAAATGTACTATCAAAGAGTGCACTCAGTGAGGAATATCCTAGGCAAGGTGTTGAGTTTGGTGATGAAAAAAGAGAGCCTCAAGATCCGGTAACAGTTTTGCCATGGCTTAAAGCTAAAGCAAATGGTAAAAATGAGGGCATCGATAGTAGGATAGGTGAAACTTCAACAAATTCTGGCTTTGTCCAGGCCTACTCAAGCCCTCTTTGCCATACACCGATTGATCCATCAGCTTCTGAAGATCACCACATGAAGACTGCAAAAGAAGTGGGGGAGACGCGGCATATAAGAAAAATTCTTGGTGTTCCAATCCTTGATATTCCCTCTGCTTCCAGAAATGAGTCATCATCACTTGTTTCCACTTCTGCTACTCTTTGTTCCTCTCCCAAGAGAGAGAGTATCAGACATCAAAGGAGGAGTATGGTCATTGACATTAACATAGCTTGTGACATTTCTGAGGTTGAGCCCGAGAAACCTTCTGCTGTGGAACCAATTGTTACTGAGAAAGTTATGGAGACGGGAACTACCAACATCAAGAAtcactttgatttgaactcatgTATTACTGAGGATGAAGAACCAGTTTCTGCTGAAAGCAATAAGGCTAATGTGAAAACTATTCTGGATATAGATTTGGAAGTCCCTGTAGTTATGGACATTGAACAAGACAATTTCCCTGGAGAAGAAGACAAGCAATGTGAAGCATCTTTGCAGCTGCCTGACGATAAACCTGAGCACACGGAGGAAGAATTTCTCAGGACTGCAGCAGAAGCTATAGTTGCCATCTCATCGTCCAGTCAATGCATCCCCGTAAAGGAAACATGCAATGATCCATCCGATGATCCTCTGGAATCCCTACGATGGTTTGTCAATGTGGTCTCTTCTTGTGCAGCCGAGCTTGATGGCATGATGGTTGCACGTTGTGGTTCTAAGGAAATAGATTACTTTGAGGAAATGACATTGCGACTAACAGAAACGAAGGAGGAAGATTACATGCCAAAGCCTTTTGTTCCTGAAGTCCAAACAGTGGAAGATGGAGGGGCCAGTTCATTAACAACCCGACCCCGAAGAGGGCAAGCAAGGAGGGGAAGGCAGCGGAGGGATTTCCAAAGGGATATACTTCCCGGTCTAGTTTCATTGTCAAGGCATGAGGTGACCGAAGACATTCAGACATTCGGAGGGTTGATGAGAGCAACGGGCCATACTTGGAACTGCGGTTTGACTAGAAGGAACGGGACGAGAAACGGAGGTGCTAGGGGAAGGCGGAAAACGGTTGTGGTCACCACCCCTGCAACGGTGTTCACCACAACGAGCTCTCCACTAATACACCAACTTAATAACATTGAAGCCAGTTTGGAGGATAAAAACCTAACAGGGTGGGGAAAAACACCTAGGCGCCCGCGGAGGCAAAGATGCCCTGCAGGTAATCCTCCGGCTGTCCTGTTAACTTAA